A genomic window from Mesotoga infera includes:
- a CDS encoding extracellular solute-binding protein produces the protein MKKLLVAVLILISAVLFAGTVSVIGPWSGGEMDAFIPVLEAFKAETGIDYTYQTYRAEDLANVLPAQFSAKKSPADVIFMWSSFITSNTKNIVELTDVIDTDAYIPGALDNVTAADGAVYGIAYTAKVKPGFWYRKSFFEANGLTAPETWDEFLTLLEKIKATQGVKNAIASGNGVGWPLSDVTEHFLIAFGGPELQKDLIEGNTSWNSYAVRNAIGKLVYLIEKGYFSEPTEWTTILEQWWNGDYGLYFMGQWITGMVDDPDDLAVFSLPGNRGMVFSIDYAFIPEFAANKTEALELVKFLSGEKGQSIQVSQGGHIATVEVDMSNYPTVDKEIAKLTEGVETLNDLDDSIGGLWQTAFWDQLKLLWVRPERLDDILMDLEQKMPE, from the coding sequence ATGAAGAAGCTTTTGGTGGCAGTTCTAATTCTCATCTCTGCAGTGCTTTTCGCCGGTACAGTTTCTGTAATCGGTCCTTGGTCGGGTGGTGAAATGGATGCTTTTATTCCTGTTCTTGAAGCATTCAAAGCCGAGACTGGAATTGATTACACCTACCAGACATACAGAGCAGAGGATCTGGCCAACGTCTTACCCGCTCAGTTTTCCGCTAAGAAATCTCCTGCAGACGTCATATTCATGTGGTCAAGTTTCATAACCAGCAATACAAAAAACATTGTGGAACTGACCGACGTGATCGATACAGACGCATATATTCCAGGCGCACTCGACAATGTCACTGCTGCAGATGGCGCTGTTTACGGAATTGCATACACCGCGAAAGTAAAACCGGGATTCTGGTACAGAAAATCATTCTTCGAGGCCAATGGCTTGACGGCGCCAGAAACCTGGGATGAGTTTTTGACTTTGCTCGAAAAAATTAAAGCAACACAAGGAGTCAAAAACGCCATAGCAAGTGGAAACGGAGTTGGATGGCCACTTTCTGACGTAACCGAACACTTCTTGATTGCCTTTGGTGGACCCGAGCTCCAGAAGGATCTTATTGAAGGCAACACATCCTGGAACAGCTATGCTGTTCGTAACGCAATTGGCAAATTGGTCTATCTAATCGAAAAAGGATACTTCAGTGAGCCGACTGAGTGGACAACCATTCTTGAACAATGGTGGAACGGAGATTACGGACTCTATTTCATGGGACAGTGGATTACAGGTATGGTAGACGATCCAGATGATTTGGCCGTCTTCAGCCTCCCGGGGAATCGTGGAATGGTCTTCAGTATCGACTATGCTTTTATCCCCGAATTCGCAGCCAACAAGACAGAAGCTCTGGAACTGGTGAAGTTCCTTTCTGGAGAGAAGGGACAGAGCATCCAGGTTTCACAGGGCGGTCATATCGCAACGGTTGAAGTCGATATGTCCAACTACCCGACGGTAGACAAGGAAATCGCGAAACTGACAGAAGGCGTTGAGACCTTGAACGATCTTGATGATTCAATTGGCGGCCTCTGGCAGACAGCCTTCTGGGATCAGCTGAAGTTGCTGTGGGTTAGACCTGAGAGACTTGATGACATTCTAATGGATCTTGAGCAAAAGATGCCCGAATAG